In bacterium, the DNA window AGTTTGTCGAAGGGTAGGCCGTATGTCCTGCTTGCCCGGCGTTTCGACGTGTGCTTTTTTGGCAACAACTCCGTAGGCCTTTTTATGATTTGTCCTTGTAAATTGTCATTTCAATTTAAAAATTACAAGGATGGTGGGCAGTTGGAGTTTGTTGTTGATGCAGTTAAAGCCTCTTTGGGACGTGTTTTTAAGCAGGGTTGTGTAATTATGTAAGTCGGGTTATAGTTTTACACAGGTAGCTTTAAGATGGTCTCTGGTGCTGAAAGGAAAAGTATGTTTATCGAAAGAACCTTGAAGCCGGTGTTGCTTCACTACGCCTCAAAATTTGCTGTTGTTGCCGTTGTTGGTCCGCGGCAGTCTGGAAAAACGACGTTAACCAAAGAGGTGTTTGCCAATTATCGTTACTTCTCTTTGGAAGATCCCGATACGCTAGAAGCGGTGCGTAGCGATCCGCGCGGTTTTTTGGAACGTGATTATGGCACGCCTGGCATGATTATCGACGAATTTCAAAATGAACCGACTTTGTTGTCGTACATGCAAGGCATTGTGGACAGTAACTATCGGCCTGGTTATTTTATTTTGACCGGTTCCCAAAACTTTTTGATGAACGAAGCGATTACGCAATCGTTGGCCGGTCGCGTTGCGTTACTCACGCTTTTACCCTTAACAGCTAACGAATTGCAGCAAAGTGCTTTGTTGCCAGAGCAGGTTGATGTCGCCATTTTTAATGGTGGCTATCCAAATATCTTTTCGCGTGGCATGAGTCCGAGTGAATTTTATCCGCAGTATACAAAAACGTATGTTGAGCGCGATGTTCGGCAGTTAGTGAATGTTGCAAAGCTGAGTGAGTTTCAACGCTTTATGCGGCTGTGCGCTGGCCGCATCGGGCAAATTTTTAATGCTTCGTCCTTGGCTGATGATTGCAATGTGAGTGTGCCAACAATCAATTCCTGGGTTTCAATTCTTGAAGCTAGCTATGTTTTATTTTTATTGCAGCCGCATTTTAAAAATTTTAGCAAGCGTCTCATTAAGTCGCCCAAACTTTATTTTTACGATACCGGGCTTGCATGCTGGCTGTTAAAAATTGGTTCAGTTGAGCAGTTGCATGATCATTATTTGCGTGGCGGATTAATGGAATCGTTTGTGGTGGCAGAATTGTATAAAACATTTTACAACAAAGGCCTTGAGCCAACGGTTTATTTTTGGCGTGATAGCCATGGCCATGAAGTTGATTGTTTATTAGATTATGGTGTTGATCTGGTACCGATTGAGATTAAATCTGGGGCAACGGTTAATCAACGGTTTTTTGATAATCTTACATTTTGGCACACGCTTGCCGGCACTGATCGGTCGCAGGGCTATGTTGTTTATGCTGGTACTGAAAAGCATGAGCGCAGTTTCGGGACGGTAGTGAGTTGGCAGGATGTTAGTAGTATGGTGCGATAGTTTTTCAAAAAAAAGAGCTAGGCATGAGGCCTAGCTCCGTGAGTGTTGTAAAGGTTCTTTTAGTTAGATGCTTTTCGTCCTGGAGGTAAGCCTTGGTCAGTTCTTCTGCGTGAAGGTGCGGCTGGCTGTTCAGGAGCTGCGGCTGCTGGTTGCTCGGTTGTGGTGCCTTGATCTGGTGACGATGCTTGAGCTTGTTGAGCAGCTACTGCGGCATTGTATTCTGCGAGTTGTTTATTATACTCAGCCATTTTTTGTTGATAATCAGCTTCAGCGGCGGCGGCAGCATCTGTAGCAGCTTGGTCTGTTGTTGTGGCTGCAGGTTGGGCTGCGGCTGCTGGTTGCTCGGTTGTGGTGCCTTGATCTGGTGACGATGCTTGAGCTTGTTGAGCAGCTACTGCGGCATTGTATTCTGCGAGTTGTTTATTATATTCGGCCATTTTTTGTTGATAATCAGCTTCAGCGGCGGCGGCAGCATCTGCAGCGGCTTGGTCTGTTGTTGCGGCTGCAGGTTGGGCGATTAGCGTTGCTTCGTCTAGTGCCATTTGTTGTTCGACCGCGGCTTGTTCTGCTGGTTCGGTAATGACTATTCTTTTTGTAGAGATTTTTGATGGGACAATGCCGGTATTTTTTGGTGCTGCATCGGTTGTTTCATCGATCGCTTGATCATCGGCGCTTGCTTGGTCATCTGGTACTATTTGAGCTTTTTTGGCTACCGCGTCTTGGTGCTTCTTTCTTTTTCCAGGTTTACCTTTTATTTTTTTGCCTGCTTGTTTATGAGGTTTTCTGGCTGGATATTTTTTTGAACTGATCACTTTTTGTTTGCCACCGTGTTTTGGTTTAACGCCTTGTTTTGCGCGTGCATGGTCGGCAAGTGTTTTCTTTTCTTCAGGCGTTAATTTTTTAGGGTCTTTGAGCAATAATGCCTTGATGGCTTTTTTATCAGCCTTTTTTTGTTCTAAGCGCTCAAGCATTGCCGTTTCTTGTTCCGTCAACGTGGTGCCGGCAGCTTTTTTTGCTTGAAGATCTTTAAGATATTGGTCGGCGATCATATTTTTTTCTACGCGCTCGCGCTCGCGTTCAATTTTGCTTTGTATGTTGCCGCCTTTTATTTTAGCGCGTGGCTGTTGAAGCTTAGCGCGTGGATGTTGGAGTCTTTTTTTGACGTGGTGTTTTTTTTGCTTATGCCCACCCTTGCCGCCGCCTTGGCGTCTGTTTTTGCGATTCATTATTTCTTGCATGATATGGTCGTTTGCTGCAAGTTTTTGCATTTTGTTTTTTTTGTTTTTTTTCAAAAATTTTGGACGTCTTTTTTGTTTGCTTTTACCACGAGCGATACGTTTTTTATGACGTCCGCCAACGCGTCTTTTGTGTGTTTTGCGTCCGACATTTGGTCTGCGTTGTCGGCGTTGTTCTGGTGCTTTTTGTTCTTCTTCTTTTGCTTGAGCAACGGTGCGATTAATTTCTTTGCGCAAAAGTTTAAGAAAGCGAGCAGGGATGGCGCCAGGGATTGCATGAACTTTTTGTTTTGGCTGAACAACTTGCACTGTGGCATGGGTTTTTTTAGCTTTATGTCCTTTTTTTCCAGGCGCATGTTTTTTGGAGCCTTTTTTTTGATGCGGTGCTTTTGTAGGCAACGTATCGGCGGCTGTCCACGCCGTAGCAGGATTTAACAAAAGTAAGAGGGTGAGTAGATGCAAGGCGCGTAAGGCAGAGGGTCGTTTTATGGAACGTGACATCGTGTCTCCTTCGATTAGGATTTTTTCAAAAACTACGTTAATCAAGACCCTAGCATGTGGCTAATTTGAAATGGAAGTATTTTGAAAAATGGGAAAAAAGAGCACTAAAAAAAGCCGATCAGTGAATTATGTTTTTAGTACTTTAAGGTGCCGTTCAAATTCTTCGACAAGCTCAGAACGAACGGCTGCAATGCCAAGGGCTCATAAAAGACAAGAAAAAGAGCTTTCAAAAATTTACACAGTAAAAAATCTAAAGTACTGCCGTTTAGTTTAAAAAAGATTCATATCCGCCGTTCGTTCTGAGCTTGTCGAAGAATTTGAACGGCCGTATAAATCAAATGGTGTGAATTGGCAAATAACAAAAAAAGCCGATCTGAACGACCGGCTTTTTTTCGTGAAAGGTTATGATTGGTTATCTTTTTACTTTTCGAAAAGAGGTAAGTTATTTTTCGGCAAAGCCGTAACTTTTTTTTCAACAAAATTTAAAATCTTGTTGGCCATGCTAATTGCTTGTTTAATGTCTTCTTGATCTACAAAAAAACGGTCGTCAGGATAGCGCGAATAAACGCCATACGGATTTAAAAAAAGTGCTTCGTTTTCAAGGGTTTTAAACGATGAATCTGCTTGAGCACATTCTTCTAAAATTTTTTCGAGATCATGACTTTTTAAAACAGGTTTTTTGCAAAAAACTAAATATGTTTTGAGTGCTTTTTCGGCACATTGATGTGCAAGATAAACAGTAACGTCTCCTACCTCTTCATTGCTCGATGACATTTTTGCAACTATTAAATCGTTTGAGGCTTTTCTCAGCCAGTCTTTAATTCCTGGCATAAATTACCTTCCCTTTATTTTTAACTTGGTAAGGCAGCGTTGTGTAGTCAGACGTTCGTGCATCAAATTCTTCTTGCGTGTATACCAATAAATCTTTAGATATACTTAAACCCCATAATGCCTTCATACCGGCAAACGCTCGATGTTGCGGGCGTTCATTTGAAGATTCTACAATTACCAATAAATCTAAATCGCTATCGTCGTGAGGGGTGCCCCACGCATAAGAACCAAAAAGATAAATAGTTGTAGGTTGGTAAACAGCAACCAGTCTGTTTTTTACTTCTTCAATAACTTCTGGGCTAATCATGGTTTTATCCTTTTCTGGCGCTTTAAAGACGTTTTTGTCAGTGTAAATAAAATGGTACGAATTGGCAAATAACAAAAAAGCCGATCTGGATGACCGGCTTTTTTTAAACGAGAGAGCGTGAATTTTTTTAGAATGCAAGACCAGCTTTGCCACCAATTTCCCAGTTGCTCAGTGCTGCATTGTCTGAAGCCCATTCATAATGCGTGTGGAAGCCAACCAAAAGTGGTACTTGGAACGTTTGCGATTGATATGAAACGCCGGCATAAATTTTGTTGCTCAATTGCGATGGCGTT includes these proteins:
- a CDS encoding HEPN domain-containing protein, whose translation is MPGIKDWLRKASNDLIVAKMSSSNEEVGDVTVYLAHQCAEKALKTYLVFCKKPVLKSHDLEKILEECAQADSSFKTLENEALFLNPYGVYSRYPDDRFFVDQEDIKQAISMANKILNFVEKKVTALPKNNLPLFEK
- a CDS encoding ATP-binding protein, which produces MVSGAERKSMFIERTLKPVLLHYASKFAVVAVVGPRQSGKTTLTKEVFANYRYFSLEDPDTLEAVRSDPRGFLERDYGTPGMIIDEFQNEPTLLSYMQGIVDSNYRPGYFILTGSQNFLMNEAITQSLAGRVALLTLLPLTANELQQSALLPEQVDVAIFNGGYPNIFSRGMSPSEFYPQYTKTYVERDVRQLVNVAKLSEFQRFMRLCAGRIGQIFNASSLADDCNVSVPTINSWVSILEASYVLFLLQPHFKNFSKRLIKSPKLYFYDTGLACWLLKIGSVEQLHDHYLRGGLMESFVVAELYKTFYNKGLEPTVYFWRDSHGHEVDCLLDYGVDLVPIEIKSGATVNQRFFDNLTFWHTLAGTDRSQGYVVYAGTEKHERSFGTVVSWQDVSSMVR
- a CDS encoding nucleotidyltransferase domain-containing protein; protein product: MISPEVIEEVKNRLVAVYQPTTIYLFGSYAWGTPHDDSDLDLLVIVESSNERPQHRAFAGMKALWGLSISKDLLVYTQEEFDARTSDYTTLPYQVKNKGKVIYARN